Proteins from a genomic interval of Qipengyuania sp. JC766:
- the ilvG gene encoding acetolactate synthase 2 catalytic subunit: MTHTISASEPRPATRSGAELVVDTLEALGVECVFGYPGGAIMPVYDAIARGNVRHILVRHEQAAAFAADAYGRITGKAGVCMATSGPGATNLITGIANAFMDSVPMVAITGQVPQPFMGTDAFQETDIFGMTMPIVKHSIVVRTPDDIPAALAEAFTIAESGRPGPVLVDLPKDVQQAMSSGQGTPEEGDIFRPTPSPESIADAERLIAGAQRPLFYLGGGIARSKATELVREIVAESGIPSVCTLQGLGVLPPEHPAMLGMIGMHGGRAANTAVQECDLLIVVGARFDDRATGHLPSFAPKASVVHIDTDAAEFDKLRVANAAICGDLKRSLRTTAFAAGDIGEWREECAALKDRHQAPYDAPGNGIYAPAMLKALSEKVGDDFVVAADVGQHQMWVAQHCRFSRPQAHLTSGGLGAMGFGLPAAIGAKLAEPHSHVFCVSGDGGFQMNLQELATLRRYQIPVKIVLLDNSMLGLVRQWQELFFEGNYSEVDLSDNPDFVEVAHAFGIEAFAIETRDEVDGAIERLINARGPILAHVRIDPEENVWPLVPPGASNSEMMEKRHDA; encoded by the coding sequence ATGACCCACACCATCTCCGCCAGCGAACCCCGGCCCGCCACCCGATCGGGTGCCGAGCTGGTGGTCGACACGCTCGAGGCGCTGGGGGTCGAATGCGTGTTCGGCTATCCCGGCGGCGCGATCATGCCGGTCTATGACGCGATCGCGCGCGGCAATGTCCGGCACATCCTGGTCCGGCACGAACAGGCGGCGGCCTTCGCGGCCGATGCCTACGGCCGGATCACCGGCAAGGCCGGGGTCTGCATGGCCACGTCCGGTCCGGGGGCAACGAATTTGATTACCGGCATCGCCAACGCCTTCATGGACTCGGTCCCGATGGTGGCGATCACCGGGCAGGTTCCCCAGCCCTTCATGGGAACCGACGCCTTCCAGGAAACCGACATCTTCGGCATGACCATGCCGATCGTGAAGCACTCGATCGTCGTGCGCACGCCGGACGACATTCCCGCGGCTCTGGCCGAAGCCTTTACCATTGCCGAAAGCGGCCGGCCCGGACCGGTCCTGGTGGACCTGCCCAAGGACGTGCAGCAGGCCATGTCATCCGGCCAGGGTACGCCCGAGGAAGGCGACATCTTCCGGCCCACGCCCTCGCCCGAAAGCATCGCGGACGCTGAACGGCTGATCGCCGGGGCGCAGCGACCGCTATTCTATCTCGGTGGCGGCATCGCCCGGTCCAAGGCGACCGAGCTGGTTCGCGAGATCGTTGCCGAAAGCGGCATTCCGTCGGTCTGCACCCTGCAGGGCCTCGGCGTCCTGCCGCCCGAACATCCCGCGATGCTGGGCATGATCGGCATGCATGGCGGACGGGCCGCCAACACGGCGGTGCAGGAATGCGACCTGCTGATCGTCGTCGGCGCGCGCTTCGACGACCGTGCGACGGGCCACCTGCCCAGCTTCGCGCCCAAGGCGTCGGTCGTCCATATCGACACCGACGCGGCGGAGTTCGACAAGCTGCGCGTGGCGAACGCCGCCATCTGCGGCGACCTGAAGCGATCACTGCGCACCACCGCCTTCGCGGCCGGCGACATCGGCGAATGGCGCGAGGAATGTGCGGCCCTGAAGGACCGCCACCAGGCACCCTACGATGCGCCCGGCAACGGCATCTACGCCCCCGCCATGCTCAAGGCGCTGTCGGAAAAGGTCGGCGACGATTTCGTCGTCGCAGCCGATGTCGGCCAGCACCAGATGTGGGTCGCGCAGCACTGCCGCTTTTCGCGCCCGCAGGCGCACCTCACCAGCGGCGGTCTGGGCGCGATGGGCTTCGGCCTGCCCGCGGCGATCGGCGCTAAGCTGGCCGAACCGCACTCGCACGTCTTCTGCGTGTCGGGCGACGGCGGCTTCCAGATGAACCTGCAGGAACTGGCGACGCTGCGCCGATACCAGATCCCGGTGAAGATCGTCCTGCTGGACAATTCCATGCTGGGTCTCGTGCGCCAGTGGCAGGAGCTGTTCTTCGAAGGCAATTATTCCGAAGTCGACCTGAGCGACAATCCCGACTTCGTCGAGGTCGCGCACGCCTTCGGCATCGAGGCCTTCGCCATCGAGACGCGCGATGAAGTCGACGGTGCGATCGAGCGCCTCATCAACGCGCGCGGGCCCATCCTCGCCCATGTCCGCATCGACCCCGAAGAAAACGTCTGGCCGCTGGTCCCGCCGGGCGCATCCAATTCCGAAATGATGGAGAAACGCCATGACGCTTGA
- a CDS encoding ACT domain-containing protein, with product MTLEHIRIEFLCGEGTLRRILGVIETRGFHVRSMQMGSDCDRSVMTLAVDPRDGTRRIETLMRQLARLYEVEQAFRLTNAPPVMEVPRAASA from the coding sequence ATGACGCTTGAGCACATCCGCATCGAATTCCTGTGCGGCGAAGGCACGCTCCGCCGGATTCTCGGCGTGATCGAGACGCGCGGCTTCCACGTGCGCTCCATGCAGATGGGCAGCGATTGCGACCGGTCCGTCATGACGCTGGCGGTCGATCCGCGCGACGGCACGCGCCGGATAGAGACCCTGATGCGCCAGCTGGCCCGCCTGTACGAGGTCGAGCAGGCGTTCCGCCTGACCAATGCCCCGCCAGTGATGGAGGTACCTCGTGCAGCAAGCGCCTGA
- a CDS encoding 2-isopropylmalate synthase, with translation MQQAPDTPRPVAIFDTSLRDGEQAPGFSMRPEQKLALAHALVRLNVDVMEVGFAAASPGDAEAVRLIAEEIGTDPDGPAICSLARATEGDVEAAERALAPAAKNRLHLFFGTSDLHLAAKHRMEKPEALATIERAIRMARGRFSEIEFSAEDALRTDPAFLREAMQCAAEAGADVLNVPDTVGYTSPEEIGAVFADLVANVARPDHVIFSTHNHDDLGMAVANSLAAVRAGAGQVECTINGIGERAGNCALEEVVMALKTRPDHYRADTRVNTRELFAASRLLGETTGNMPPRNKAIVGRNAFAHEAGIHQHGVLADRRTYEIMSPEDIGLPSNALVLGKHSGKHALRARLEALGHDLGGNRFEEIYSGFKSLADTKREVTDNDLCDLVAEDGRGHAWELVRVEMRTGTKANAKPTAKVTLDHRDRGRLTAIGHGTGPFEALTEAFCVAAEVEGTLDSVDAHQLSREMEIEVGLTVDGQTITGRSQHTDVVIAAAEALLAAFNNHERMVASPRLADAA, from the coding sequence GTGCAGCAAGCGCCTGATACCCCGCGCCCGGTCGCCATCTTCGACACGTCCCTGCGCGATGGGGAGCAGGCACCCGGCTTCTCCATGCGGCCGGAACAGAAACTGGCCCTCGCCCACGCCCTCGTCCGGCTGAATGTCGACGTGATGGAAGTGGGTTTCGCCGCGGCCTCGCCCGGCGATGCAGAAGCCGTCCGGCTGATCGCGGAAGAGATCGGCACCGATCCTGATGGCCCCGCCATCTGCTCCCTCGCCCGCGCGACCGAGGGGGATGTCGAGGCGGCCGAGCGCGCCCTCGCTCCCGCCGCGAAGAACCGGCTGCACCTCTTCTTCGGCACCAGCGACCTGCACCTGGCCGCCAAGCACCGGATGGAAAAACCCGAGGCGCTGGCGACCATCGAACGCGCGATCCGCATGGCCAGGGGGCGCTTCTCCGAGATCGAATTCTCCGCCGAGGATGCCCTGCGCACCGATCCTGCGTTCCTGCGCGAAGCGATGCAGTGCGCGGCCGAAGCCGGTGCCGACGTGCTGAACGTCCCCGATACGGTCGGCTATACCTCGCCCGAGGAGATCGGCGCGGTGTTCGCGGACCTGGTCGCCAATGTGGCGCGGCCCGACCACGTCATCTTTTCGACCCACAATCACGACGATCTCGGCATGGCGGTCGCCAACAGCCTGGCGGCGGTACGAGCCGGCGCCGGGCAGGTCGAATGCACGATCAACGGCATCGGCGAACGGGCGGGCAATTGCGCCCTGGAAGAAGTCGTGATGGCGCTGAAGACCCGGCCCGACCACTACCGCGCGGACACGAGGGTCAACACGCGCGAACTGTTCGCCGCAAGCCGCTTGCTGGGCGAGACCACCGGCAACATGCCGCCGCGCAACAAGGCGATCGTGGGCCGCAACGCCTTCGCGCACGAGGCCGGCATCCACCAGCACGGCGTGCTTGCCGACCGGCGGACCTACGAGATCATGAGCCCCGAGGATATCGGCCTGCCGTCCAATGCGCTGGTGCTGGGCAAGCACAGCGGCAAGCACGCGCTGCGCGCCCGGCTGGAAGCGCTCGGCCACGATCTGGGCGGCAACCGGTTCGAGGAGATCTATTCCGGCTTCAAGTCGCTGGCCGACACGAAGCGCGAAGTGACCGACAACGATCTGTGCGATCTGGTCGCCGAGGACGGCCGCGGCCATGCCTGGGAACTGGTGCGGGTCGAGATGCGCACCGGTACCAAGGCCAATGCGAAGCCGACCGCCAAGGTCACGCTGGACCATCGCGATCGTGGCCGCCTGACGGCGATCGGCCACGGGACGGGCCCGTTCGAAGCGCTGACCGAGGCGTTCTGCGTCGCGGCGGAAGTGGAAGGGACGCTCGACAGCGTCGATGCGCACCAGCTCAGCCGCGAAATGGAAATCGAGGTCGGCCTGACGGTGGACGGGCAGACGATCACCGGTCGCAGCCAGCACACCGATGTCGTCATCGCGGCGGCCGAAGCGCTGCTGGCGGCCTTCAACAACCACGAACGCATGGTCGCGAGCCCCCGCCTCGCCGACGCGGCCTGA
- the leuC gene encoding 3-isopropylmalate dehydratase large subunit, producing MTEAQSLFDKLWDRHVVVPESEDAPAILFIDLHLVHEVTSPQAFAMLEERGLGVRRPDLTQATLDHSTPTLPAGPDGQLPYATPEAEKQVRQLQDNCRRHGIDLLGLGDTRRGIVHVVGPELGLTQPGKTIVCGDSHTSTHGAFGALAFGIGTTEVGHVLATQCILQRKPRSMRITVDGELGPGVGAKDIALHVIAAIGADGGQGFAIEFAGSAIRALSMEGRMTLCNMSIEAGARVGMVAPDETTFAYLEGREHAPAGNAWDAAVEDWRTLVSDDDARFDREVTLDAADIRPMITYGVSPDAAAPVDGQAPVPASETERDAARYMRFEPQQAFTAMAVDRVFIGSCTNSRLSDLREAASVMRGRKVADGVVALVVPGSEDVRRQAEAEGLDEVFLAAGAEWRLPGCSMCIAMNGDKGAPGELVVSTSNRNFIGRQGKGVRTVLAGPATAAASAIAGHICDPRPYLAPTREMSDAA from the coding sequence ATGACCGAAGCGCAATCGCTGTTCGACAAGCTGTGGGACCGGCACGTCGTGGTGCCCGAAAGCGAGGACGCGCCCGCGATCCTCTTCATCGACCTCCATCTCGTGCACGAAGTCACCTCGCCGCAAGCCTTCGCCATGCTGGAGGAGCGCGGCCTCGGCGTGCGCCGCCCGGATCTCACGCAGGCGACGCTCGACCACAGCACGCCGACACTGCCGGCGGGACCGGACGGGCAGCTTCCCTATGCGACGCCCGAGGCGGAAAAGCAGGTTCGCCAGTTGCAGGACAACTGCCGCAGGCATGGCATCGACCTGCTGGGTTTGGGCGATACGCGCCGCGGCATCGTCCATGTGGTGGGCCCCGAACTGGGCCTGACGCAGCCGGGCAAGACGATCGTGTGCGGCGACAGCCACACTTCCACGCACGGGGCCTTCGGTGCCCTCGCATTCGGGATCGGCACCACGGAAGTGGGCCACGTGCTGGCGACGCAGTGCATCCTGCAGCGCAAGCCCAGATCCATGCGCATCACGGTCGACGGCGAGCTCGGTCCCGGCGTGGGCGCGAAGGATATCGCGCTCCACGTCATCGCGGCGATCGGCGCGGACGGCGGACAGGGCTTCGCCATCGAATTCGCCGGCTCCGCGATCCGCGCCCTGTCGATGGAAGGGCGCATGACGCTGTGCAACATGTCGATCGAGGCGGGCGCCCGCGTCGGCATGGTCGCGCCCGACGAGACTACCTTCGCCTATCTCGAAGGCCGCGAACACGCGCCGGCGGGCAACGCATGGGATGCGGCGGTCGAGGACTGGCGAACGCTCGTATCCGACGACGACGCGCGCTTCGATCGCGAAGTGACGCTGGATGCGGCGGATATCCGCCCGATGATCACTTACGGCGTATCGCCCGACGCGGCGGCGCCTGTCGACGGCCAGGCGCCCGTTCCCGCCAGCGAGACGGAGCGCGACGCCGCGCGCTACATGCGCTTCGAGCCGCAGCAAGCCTTCACCGCCATGGCGGTGGACCGCGTCTTCATCGGCAGTTGCACGAATTCGCGCCTGTCTGACCTTCGCGAAGCGGCCTCCGTCATGCGGGGGCGCAAGGTCGCGGACGGCGTCGTCGCGCTGGTGGTCCCGGGATCGGAAGACGTGCGGCGGCAGGCCGAGGCCGAGGGGCTCGACGAGGTCTTCCTCGCGGCCGGTGCCGAATGGCGGCTGCCCGGTTGTTCGATGTGCATCGCGATGAACGGCGACAAGGGCGCGCCGGGCGAACTGGTCGTCTCCACCTCCAACCGCAATTTCATCGGTCGCCAGGGCAAGGGCGTGCGGACCGTGCTGGCCGGCCCCGCGACCGCGGCGGCGTCCGCCATCGCGGGCCATATCTGCGATCCGCGCCCCTACCTCGCCCCGACACGGGAGATGAGCGATGCAGCATGA
- the leuD gene encoding 3-isopropylmalate dehydratase small subunit, translated as MQHEPFRRLEARTLVLPQANIDTDQIIPARFLTTTERSGLGRAAFYDWRFTDDDQPRNDTPFPRSGAGDRQVLVAGPNFGCGSSREHAPWALYDYGFRAVVSSDIADIFKSNALKNGLLAIEVEPEVHRRLLDQPGMTVAIDLETCTLQLEDGTQVPFPVEPFARRCLLDGRDPLGHILAHEADIAAFEAA; from the coding sequence ATGCAGCATGAGCCCTTCCGCCGTCTCGAGGCACGCACGCTCGTGCTGCCGCAGGCGAATATCGACACCGACCAGATCATTCCCGCCCGGTTCCTGACCACCACGGAACGGTCCGGCCTTGGCCGCGCCGCATTCTACGACTGGCGCTTCACGGACGACGACCAGCCGCGCAACGACACGCCCTTCCCGCGATCGGGTGCCGGCGACCGGCAGGTGCTGGTCGCCGGACCCAATTTCGGGTGCGGGTCCTCGCGCGAACATGCGCCGTGGGCGCTGTACGATTACGGGTTCCGGGCCGTCGTGAGCTCGGACATCGCGGACATCTTCAAGAGCAACGCGCTGAAGAACGGGCTGCTGGCGATCGAAGTCGAACCGGAAGTGCATCGCCGCCTGCTCGATCAACCGGGTATGACCGTCGCGATCGATCTCGAAACCTGCACACTGCAACTCGAGGACGGCACGCAGGTCCCCTTCCCGGTCGAACCGTTCGCCCGGCGCTGCCTGCTCGACGGGCGCGACCCGCTGGGGCACATACTGGCGCACGAGGCGGATATCGCCGCCTTCGAAGCCGCCTGA
- the leuB gene encoding 3-isopropylmalate dehydrogenase, giving the protein MAHRIVLLPGDGVGPEVTDAARLVLEKTSTAHDIALDFEEHDFGGCAIDAHGDPFPETTAAACGQADAVFLGAVGGPKWDRGGPRPEAGLLALRAALGTFANLRPITVFEGLEHLSPLRAERVRGVDLLIMRELTGGIYFGEKVEGNELASDLCAYSRGEVERIARMAFEAARLRDGRVTSVDKANVLASSRLWRKVVQDVRDADYPDVALDHVLVDAMAMKLIDAPARFDVVLTENMFGDILSDEASVLAGSIGLAPSASLSETHGGLFEPIHGSAPDIAGKDIANPVGAILSAAMLLRHALGEDAAARAIENAVSRCLQAGETTRDIGGTHGCRSFAEAIVANIDA; this is encoded by the coding sequence ATGGCGCACCGTATCGTCCTGCTCCCCGGTGACGGGGTCGGTCCCGAAGTGACGGACGCCGCGCGGCTGGTCCTCGAAAAAACGTCTACCGCCCACGATATCGCCCTCGATTTCGAGGAGCACGATTTCGGCGGCTGCGCGATCGACGCGCATGGCGATCCCTTCCCGGAAACGACCGCTGCCGCGTGCGGGCAGGCGGATGCCGTTTTCCTCGGCGCGGTCGGAGGTCCCAAATGGGACCGCGGCGGTCCGCGACCGGAGGCGGGACTGCTCGCCCTTCGCGCGGCGCTCGGCACCTTCGCCAATCTTCGCCCGATCACCGTCTTCGAAGGGCTGGAGCACCTCTCCCCCCTGCGGGCCGAACGGGTGCGCGGGGTGGACCTCCTCATCATGCGCGAGCTGACCGGCGGCATCTATTTCGGTGAGAAGGTGGAAGGGAACGAACTGGCATCTGACCTGTGCGCCTATTCGCGCGGGGAAGTCGAACGGATCGCGCGCATGGCCTTCGAGGCGGCGCGCCTGCGGGACGGCCGCGTGACCTCGGTCGACAAGGCCAACGTGCTCGCGTCCAGCCGGCTGTGGCGCAAAGTGGTGCAGGACGTGCGCGATGCCGATTATCCCGATGTCGCGCTCGACCATGTGCTTGTAGATGCCATGGCGATGAAACTGATCGATGCGCCGGCACGCTTCGATGTCGTCCTGACCGAAAACATGTTCGGCGACATACTGAGCGACGAGGCGTCCGTCCTGGCCGGTTCCATCGGACTCGCCCCGTCCGCGTCCCTTTCCGAAACGCATGGCGGCCTGTTCGAACCCATTCACGGATCGGCCCCTGACATAGCGGGGAAGGACATCGCGAACCCGGTCGGCGCGATCCTGAGCGCGGCCATGCTGCTGCGTCACGCGCTCGGCGAGGACGCGGCGGCGCGTGCCATCGAGAACGCCGTGTCCCGCTGCCTGCAGGCGGGCGAGACGACCCGGGATATCGGCGGCACCCATGGCTGCCGCTCCTTCGCAGAGGCCATCGTCGCGAACATCGACGCATAG
- a CDS encoding thiamine pyrophosphate-dependent enzyme: MDRAQIVHENFLRRVAAGDLPAGPPPSGHLDRQHAVQIFRSACLSRSLDIVSRKMQAAGEGFYTIGSSGHEAMAAVAAAVSPGDMAFLHYRDAAFQIERANQVPGQSILWDMLLSFSCSREDPISGGRHKVLGSRALNIPPQTSTIASHLPKAVGAAYSIGLAKRIRPAERTLADDAIVLCSFGDASANHSTAQGAVNTSCWTAYQKVPMPVLWVCEDNGIGISTRTPGGWIEASFAHRPGLEYFACNGRDLFETYRVAHEAAEFVRTRRRPAFLHLGTIRLYGHAGADVPTTYMSKADVEAEEADDPLLHWIRMLDGSGALDRADALRIYEDTLARVEHVRAEACSRPRLATAEDVMASLIPAKRTVAAADGPAQERRAEAFGSDLKAMEQPQIMSRLINWALTDLMLEHREITLMGEDVCAKGGVYGVTQKLGKRFGRARVIDTLLDEQSILGLGLGMAQNGMLPIPEIQFLAYYHNAEDQIRGEGATLPFFSNGQYTNPMVVRIAGLGYQKGFGGHFHNDNSFAALRDVPGLILACPSNGADAARMLRECVRLAREEQRLVVFLEPIALYNMRDLHEAGDGEWLRAYPDPGERIALGEVTTAGDGTDLAIVSYANGFHMALQAQRQLEADGIGARVIDLHWLNPLPEDALLDAVRDCERVLIVDETRRTGGLAESLMTLLAENTRKPIARYVAEDSFIATGPAYAATMPSVEGIVQAARNLAESRP, translated from the coding sequence ATGGATCGCGCGCAAATCGTCCACGAGAACTTCCTTCGCCGCGTCGCCGCAGGCGACCTGCCCGCAGGGCCGCCGCCTTCGGGCCACCTCGACCGGCAGCACGCGGTGCAGATCTTCCGCTCCGCCTGCCTGTCCCGCTCACTCGATATCGTCAGCCGCAAAATGCAGGCCGCAGGCGAAGGCTTCTACACGATCGGTTCGTCCGGCCACGAGGCAATGGCCGCGGTGGCGGCCGCCGTTTCGCCCGGTGACATGGCGTTCCTGCATTACCGCGACGCCGCCTTCCAGATCGAACGGGCCAACCAGGTCCCGGGCCAGTCGATCCTGTGGGACATGCTGCTGAGCTTCTCCTGTTCGCGCGAGGATCCGATCAGCGGCGGCCGGCACAAGGTGCTGGGATCGCGGGCGCTCAACATCCCGCCCCAGACATCGACCATCGCCAGTCACCTGCCAAAGGCCGTCGGCGCGGCCTATTCGATCGGGCTCGCCAAGAGGATCAGGCCTGCCGAGCGAACGCTCGCCGACGATGCCATCGTCCTGTGCAGCTTCGGCGATGCCAGCGCGAACCATTCGACTGCGCAAGGGGCGGTCAACACCAGCTGCTGGACCGCATACCAGAAGGTCCCGATGCCGGTCCTGTGGGTGTGCGAAGACAACGGCATCGGCATTTCGACCCGGACGCCGGGCGGATGGATCGAGGCGAGTTTCGCGCACCGGCCCGGCCTCGAATACTTCGCGTGCAACGGACGCGACCTGTTCGAGACCTACCGCGTCGCGCACGAGGCGGCCGAGTTCGTGCGGACCCGCCGGCGGCCCGCTTTCCTGCATCTGGGCACGATCAGGCTCTACGGCCACGCCGGGGCGGACGTGCCGACCACCTACATGAGCAAGGCGGATGTCGAGGCGGAGGAAGCCGACGATCCGCTGCTGCACTGGATCCGGATGCTGGACGGGTCGGGCGCGCTGGACCGCGCGGACGCCTTGCGGATCTACGAAGACACGCTGGCGCGGGTCGAGCATGTCCGCGCCGAAGCGTGCAGCCGGCCGCGCCTGGCGACGGCGGAAGACGTGATGGCCAGCCTGATCCCCGCGAAGCGCACGGTCGCGGCCGCGGACGGTCCCGCGCAGGAACGCCGCGCGGAAGCGTTCGGCAGCGACCTGAAAGCGATGGAACAGCCCCAGATCATGAGCCGCCTGATCAACTGGGCGCTGACCGACCTGATGCTCGAACACCGCGAAATCACGCTGATGGGCGAGGACGTGTGCGCGAAGGGCGGCGTCTATGGCGTGACGCAGAAGCTGGGCAAGCGGTTCGGGCGTGCGCGGGTGATCGACACGCTGCTCGACGAACAGTCCATCCTCGGCCTCGGCCTCGGCATGGCGCAGAACGGGATGCTGCCGATCCCGGAGATCCAGTTCCTCGCCTATTATCATAACGCCGAGGACCAGATCCGCGGGGAAGGCGCCACGTTGCCCTTCTTTTCCAACGGCCAGTACACCAACCCGATGGTCGTGCGGATCGCGGGACTGGGATACCAGAAGGGCTTCGGCGGCCATTTCCACAACGACAACAGTTTCGCCGCGCTGCGCGACGTGCCGGGCCTCATCCTCGCCTGCCCGTCAAACGGCGCCGATGCCGCCCGGATGCTGCGCGAATGCGTCCGGCTGGCGCGCGAGGAGCAGCGGCTGGTCGTGTTTCTCGAGCCCATTGCGCTCTACAACATGCGCGACCTGCACGAGGCCGGCGACGGCGAATGGCTGCGCGCCTACCCCGACCCGGGCGAGCGCATCGCGCTGGGCGAGGTCACGACAGCCGGCGACGGCACGGACCTCGCGATCGTCAGCTATGCCAATGGCTTCCACATGGCGTTGCAGGCGCAGCGGCAGCTCGAGGCCGATGGCATCGGCGCCCGCGTCATCGATCTCCACTGGCTCAACCCGCTGCCCGAAGACGCCCTGCTGGACGCGGTGCGCGATTGCGAACGGGTGCTGATCGTGGACGAGACCCGGCGCACCGGCGGTCTTGCGGAGAGCCTGATGACGTTGCTGGCGGAAAACACGCGCAAGCCCATCGCGCGCTATGTCGCGGAAGACAGCTTCATCGCGACCGGGCCGGCCTATGCCGCGACCATGCCGAGCGTGGAGGGCATCGTGCAGGCCGCGCGCAATCTGGCGGAGAGCAGGCCATGA
- a CDS encoding ACP S-malonyltransferase codes for MKRAVVVCPGRGTYNKAELGYLGRHFPRPDLLDAFDRQRADAGQETLSELDGADRFSMAKHTRGDNASGLIYAATLGDFLAIDRDAIEIVAVTGNSMGWYSALACAGALGAEDGFTVSNTMGTLMQEALIGGQLVYPFLGDDWLPDEGRKAALLDLVRRIDADPAMTLALSIDLGGMLVLAGDEAGLKAFEAAVEPIDGRFPMRLGNHAAFHTHLQEPVARRGRERLPADLFGQPDLPLIDGRGAIWWPHATDVDALWDYTLGHQVTQAYDFTRAITIAAREFAPDLFIVTGPGTTLGGAVAQSLILADWRKMGSKADFKARQDADPLLLSMGMEAQRGAATGQ; via the coding sequence ATGAAGCGAGCGGTGGTCGTGTGTCCCGGACGGGGCACGTATAACAAGGCGGAGCTCGGCTATCTCGGGCGTCACTTCCCGCGGCCGGACCTTTTGGACGCCTTCGACCGGCAGCGTGCCGATGCCGGGCAGGAGACGCTGAGCGAACTCGACGGCGCGGACCGCTTCAGCATGGCGAAGCATACGCGCGGGGACAATGCCTCCGGCCTGATCTACGCCGCCACGCTGGGCGATTTCCTCGCCATCGACCGGGACGCGATCGAGATCGTCGCGGTGACGGGCAATTCGATGGGCTGGTATTCCGCGCTCGCCTGCGCCGGCGCTCTGGGCGCGGAGGACGGGTTCACCGTCTCCAACACGATGGGCACGCTGATGCAGGAAGCGCTCATCGGCGGGCAGCTGGTCTATCCCTTCCTCGGCGACGACTGGCTCCCGGACGAGGGACGCAAGGCCGCGCTGCTGGATCTCGTGCGGCGGATCGACGCGGACCCGGCCATGACTCTCGCCCTGTCGATCGACCTTGGCGGGATGCTGGTGCTGGCAGGCGACGAGGCGGGGCTGAAAGCATTCGAGGCTGCCGTGGAACCGATCGACGGGCGTTTCCCGATGCGGCTGGGCAACCATGCCGCGTTCCACACGCATCTTCAGGAGCCTGTCGCCCGGCGCGGGCGCGAGCGACTGCCCGCGGACCTGTTCGGCCAGCCCGACCTGCCGCTGATCGACGGACGCGGCGCGATCTGGTGGCCGCACGCGACCGACGTGGATGCGCTGTGGGACTATACGCTTGGGCACCAGGTCACGCAGGCATACGATTTCACGCGGGCCATCACCATCGCCGCGCGCGAGTTCGCGCCGGACCTGTTCATCGTGACCGGGCCGGGCACCACGCTGGGCGGCGCGGTGGCGCAGTCGCTGATCCTGGCCGACTGGCGCAAGATGGGCAGCAAGGCCGACTTCAAGGCCCGGCAGGATGCCGATCCGCTGCTCCTGTCGATGGGCATGGAAGCCCAGCGCGGGGCGGCGACTGGTCAGTAA